The proteins below come from a single Gammaproteobacteria bacterium genomic window:
- a CDS encoding FAD-dependent oxidoreductase, with translation MTKNFEFLEIPRQDPAKKPAAVRIHEFGEIYGQYDAKAAAAQAGRCLGCGNPYCEWKCPVHNYIPNWLKLIEEGNFFEAAELSHRTNSLPEVCGRVCPQDRLCEGACTLNDGFGAVTIGSIEKFITEEALKRGWKPDMSGVAATGKRVAIIGAGPAGLGCADILVRNGVQPIVFDRYPEIGGLLTFGIPEFKLEKEVVRTRRALMEEMGVEFRLNIDIGKDITFEKLLEEYDAIFLGMGTYNSMKGGFPGENLSGVHEALPFLISNVNRNLGLEKDESKFVSMAGQRVVVLGGGDTAMDCNRTSIRQSAASVTCAYRRDEANMPGSKREVANAKEEGVQFLWNRQPIEIIGEIVGTERVTGVKVITTELGAPDARGRRSPQPVPGSEEIIPADCVIIAFGFQPSPAPWFSDFNIAVDERGRVKAPARGKFKHQTTNPKVFAGGDMVRGSDLVVTAVHEGREAAQGILDYLGV, from the coding sequence ATGACAAAGAATTTCGAGTTTTTAGAAATCCCGCGCCAAGACCCGGCAAAAAAGCCTGCGGCGGTGCGCATCCATGAGTTTGGCGAGATCTATGGCCAGTACGACGCCAAGGCCGCCGCCGCCCAAGCCGGACGCTGTCTGGGCTGCGGCAACCCCTATTGCGAATGGAAATGCCCGGTTCACAACTACATTCCAAACTGGCTGAAACTGATCGAAGAAGGTAACTTTTTCGAAGCAGCAGAGCTCTCACACCGCACCAATTCACTGCCCGAGGTATGCGGACGGGTCTGCCCGCAAGACCGTCTGTGCGAAGGTGCCTGCACCCTGAATGACGGCTTCGGCGCAGTGACCATCGGCTCTATCGAGAAATTCATCACCGAAGAAGCACTCAAACGCGGCTGGAAACCTGACATGTCAGGCGTGGCCGCCACCGGCAAGCGCGTGGCGATCATCGGCGCGGGCCCGGCGGGCCTGGGCTGCGCCGACATACTGGTGCGCAACGGCGTACAACCGATAGTATTCGACCGCTATCCCGAAATCGGCGGCCTGCTCACCTTCGGCATTCCCGAGTTCAAACTGGAAAAAGAAGTAGTAAGGACACGACGCGCGCTGATGGAAGAAATGGGCGTGGAATTCCGCCTCAATATTGATATCGGCAAGGATATTACCTTCGAGAAATTACTCGAAGAGTACGATGCCATATTCCTCGGCATGGGCACTTACAACTCCATGAAGGGCGGCTTTCCCGGCGAAAACCTTTCGGGCGTCCATGAGGCCCTGCCGTTTTTGATATCCAACGTCAATCGCAATTTAGGCCTAGAAAAGGACGAGTCCAAATTCGTCAGCATGGCAGGGCAGCGCGTGGTTGTACTGGGTGGCGGCGATACCGCGATGGACTGCAACCGCACCAGCATCCGCCAGAGCGCCGCGAGCGTCACCTGCGCCTACCGCCGTGACGAAGCCAACATGCCCGGCTCAAAACGCGAAGTCGCCAACGCCAAGGAAGAAGGCGTACAGTTCCTGTGGAACCGCCAGCCCATAGAGATCATCGGCGAGATCGTCGGCACAGAACGGGTGACCGGCGTCAAGGTGATTACCACCGAACTCGGCGCACCTGATGCGCGTGGGCGCCGCAGTCCGCAGCCGGTGCCCGGCTCGGAAGAGATCATTCCTGCGGACTGCGTCATCATCGCCTTCGGCTTCCAGCCCAGCCCTGCGCCATGGTTCAGCGATTTCAACATCGCCGTGGACGAACGCGGCCGCGTCAAAGCGCCCGCACGCGGCAAGTTCAAACATCAGACCACCAATCCTAAGGTCTTCGCCGGCGGCGACATGGTGCGCGGTTCAGACTTGGTGGTGACCGCGGTGCATGAAGGCCGTGAGGCGGCGCAGGGGATTTTGGATTATCTGGGTGTTTAA
- the hemE gene encoding uroporphyrinogen decarboxylase encodes MSELKNDRFLRALLREPVDVTPIWMMRQAGRYLPEYRATRARAGSFMDLCTNPELACEVTLQPLERFPLDAAILFSDILTIPDAMGLGLYFSEGEGPRFERPVRTAADVAALGVPDPESNLRYVMDAVRLIRRELHGRVPLIGFSGSPWTLATYMVEGSSSKEYSKIKGMMFDQPTLLHKLLDTTAQSVTTYLNAQIAAGAQAVMVFDTWGGVLTPRDYREFSLRYMEQIVHGLQRESEGRRVPVILFTKGGGAWLEAMADTGCDALGVDWTTDLSDARSRVGDRVALQGNMDPCVLYASPERIRAEVETILASYGHGSGHVFNLGHGIHQHVDPENARVFVEAVHELSPQYHR; translated from the coding sequence ATGTCTGAATTGAAAAACGACCGTTTCCTCCGCGCCCTGTTGCGCGAACCTGTAGATGTCACCCCGATATGGATGATGCGCCAAGCGGGGCGTTATCTGCCTGAATACCGCGCCACCCGCGCGCGCGCCGGTTCTTTTATGGATCTGTGCACCAACCCGGAGCTGGCCTGCGAGGTCACATTGCAGCCACTGGAGCGCTTCCCGCTCGATGCCGCGATCCTGTTTTCCGATATCCTCACCATCCCCGATGCAATGGGTCTGGGGTTGTACTTCTCCGAAGGCGAAGGGCCACGCTTTGAGCGTCCGGTGCGTACCGCTGCCGATGTCGCTGCACTGGGTGTGCCCGACCCGGAAAGCAATCTGCGTTATGTCATGGACGCAGTACGGCTGATACGCCGCGAACTGCATGGCCGGGTGCCGCTGATCGGTTTCTCGGGCAGCCCATGGACACTGGCCACCTACATGGTGGAAGGCAGCTCCAGCAAGGAATATTCAAAAATTAAAGGCATGATGTTCGATCAGCCCACGCTGCTACACAAGCTGCTGGATACCACGGCGCAGTCGGTCACCACTTACCTGAACGCGCAGATCGCTGCCGGAGCACAGGCGGTGATGGTGTTCGATACCTGGGGCGGCGTACTGACCCCGCGTGATTACCGCGAGTTTTCGCTGCGCTACATGGAGCAAATCGTCCACGGCCTGCAACGCGAAAGCGAAGGCCGCCGCGTGCCGGTGATCCTGTTTACCAAGGGCGGCGGGGCCTGGCTGGAAGCGATGGCCGATACAGGTTGTGATGCATTGGGCGTGGATTGGACAACAGACCTCAGCGATGCGCGCTCACGAGTAGGGGATCGTGTCGCCCTGCAGGGCAACATGGACCCCTGCGTGCTGTATGCCTCCCCCGAACGGATCCGCGCCGAGGTGGAAACCATCCTCGCCAGCTACGGACATGGCTCCGGCCATGTGTTCAATCTAGGCCACGGCATCCACCAGCATGTGGACCCCGAAAACGCACGGGTATTCGTCGAGGCCGTACACGAACTAAGCCCTCAATATCACAGGTAA
- a CDS encoding NUDIX domain-containing protein: MEKKTLSAGVIVIRREENKKWYLLLRAYRNWDFPKGMVEAGEEPLQGAIREVEEETSLNNLTFTWGNSYQETPPYGRGKVARYYVAETRQANITLPVNPELGRPEHEEYRWVTYQEARGMVAPRVLSILDWAWTLTS; this comes from the coding sequence ATGGAGAAAAAAACCCTCTCCGCCGGGGTGATTGTTATCCGCCGCGAAGAAAACAAAAAGTGGTATCTATTGCTGCGCGCCTACCGCAACTGGGACTTCCCCAAAGGAATGGTCGAGGCGGGTGAAGAGCCACTGCAGGGCGCCATCCGCGAGGTGGAAGAAGAAACCTCACTAAATAACTTGACATTTACCTGGGGGAACAGCTATCAAGAGACACCGCCTTACGGTCGCGGCAAGGTGGCGCGATACTACGTCGCTGAAACCCGGCAGGCCAATATCACCTTGCCGGTAAATCCCGAGCTGGGACGCCCGGAGCACGAAGAATATCGCTGGGTAACTTACCAGGAGGCGCGTGGCATGGTGGCTCCACGTGTACTGTCTATTCTTGACTGGGCGTGGACCCTGACCTCGTAA
- the gltB gene encoding glutamate synthase large subunit, producing MNHRDNANPGLYRPSFEKDNCGFGLIAQMDGVPSHWLVQTAISSLACLTHRGAVAADGKSGDGCGLLFKKPAAFLEAQAKEQGFKLTPRYAVGVVFLNRDPALASQARHKLESELGAEGLKVAGWRPVPVNPVACGEEALKSLPVIEQVFVNAADAMDDATFDRHLFIARRRTEKAIESQDKTFYVTSLAANVISYKGLVMPANMPVFYLDLNDERFASALCVYHQRFSTNTWPEWRLAQPFRFLAHNGEINTVQGNRNWALARGNKFATPLIPNMESIQPLVSTSGSDSMSLDNMLEVLLAGNMDLFRAMRLLVPPAWQNIESMDPDLRAFYEYNSMHMEPWDGPAGIVMTDGRYAACAMDRNGLRPARYVITRDRHITLASEIGVYDYLPTDVVSKGRLKPGQMIAVDTSTGELLLPEDIDQRLKERHPYRQWLKDHVQHLDSTLHGNDPGIESMDTATLQVYQKLFQVTFEERDQVLSVLAEAGQEAVGSMGDDTPMAVLSQQARSLYDYFRQQFAQVTNPPIDPLREQIVMSLETCLGREKNMFEETAAHAARLQMDSPVLSTGKFQQLLVLNDPDYAHERIDLNYPQSLDLRSAIEAICERAVAAVRAGKVVLVLSDRDITKDTLPIHALLATGAIHHRLIREGLRCDSNIVVETATARDPHQIAVLIGYGATAVYPYLAYECLHDLIRTGEIVGKDSAKLAENYRKGINKGLYKIISKMGISTITSYRGAQLFEAVGLHDEVVNLCLTGTVSRLQGAGFDDLEADQRQLVHDAWLPRKSIQQGGLLKYIHGGEQHAYNPDVIQTLQSAVKTGSYETYLEYARLVNERPALTLRDLLILNPDAAPIPVDEVESIEDILPRFDSAGMSLGALSPEAHEALAIAMNRLGGRSNSGEGGEDPKRYGTEKMSKIKQVASGRFGVTPSYLVNAEVLQIKVAQGAKPGEGGQLPGDKVNDLIARLRFARPGVALISPPPHHDIYSIEDLAQLIFDLKQVNPQALVSVKLVAEAGVGTIAAGVAKAYADLITISGYDGGTGASPLTSIKYAGSPWELGLTEAHQVLRANNLRAKVRLQTDGGLKTGLDVIKAAILGAESFGFGTGPMVALGCKYLRICHLNNCATGVATQNDVLRQIHFIGLPEMVMNYFRFLARETREWMAKLGVRNMADLIGRTDLLRIIEGETNKQRKLDLTPILSNGGVAASSPQYCQSEKNAPFDKGELAEQMVEDALEAIVHKRGGTFSYAIRNIHRSIGARLSGEIARRYGDKGMDGAPITIKLTGSAGQSFGVWNAGGLNLILEGDANDYVGKGMAGGKIVIYPTHGTTFKSNQTTIIGNTCLYGATGGKLFAAGLAGERFAVRNSGALAVVEGVGDHGCEYMTGGVLVVLGPTGLNFGAGMTGGFSYILDSDNSFVDRYNHELVDIHRIGTEAMDGHRNYLRRLIEEFVAETGSAWGQTLLDDFSAYIDRFWLVKPKAAELETLLETLRNAA from the coding sequence GTGAACCATAGAGACAACGCAAACCCCGGCCTGTACCGTCCATCTTTTGAAAAAGACAACTGCGGCTTCGGCCTAATTGCACAGATGGATGGCGTGCCCAGTCACTGGCTGGTGCAGACCGCCATCAGCTCGCTGGCCTGCCTGACCCACCGTGGCGCGGTTGCCGCCGACGGCAAGAGCGGCGATGGCTGCGGCCTGTTATTCAAAAAGCCCGCCGCTTTCCTGGAGGCACAGGCCAAAGAACAGGGTTTCAAACTGACGCCGCGCTATGCGGTAGGCGTAGTGTTTCTGAACCGTGACCCCGCCCTCGCCAGCCAGGCACGCCACAAGCTTGAATCTGAGTTGGGCGCCGAAGGACTGAAAGTGGCGGGCTGGCGCCCTGTGCCCGTCAATCCCGTGGCCTGTGGAGAGGAGGCGCTGAAGAGCCTGCCGGTCATCGAACAGGTGTTCGTCAATGCTGCGGATGCCATGGATGACGCCACGTTTGATCGTCACCTTTTCATCGCGCGCCGCCGCACCGAAAAGGCTATCGAGTCGCAGGACAAAACTTTTTACGTCACCAGCCTCGCCGCAAATGTGATTTCCTATAAGGGCCTGGTGATGCCGGCCAACATGCCGGTCTTTTACCTGGATCTGAATGACGAGCGCTTTGCCTCCGCGCTGTGCGTGTACCATCAGCGTTTTTCCACCAACACCTGGCCAGAGTGGCGGCTGGCCCAGCCGTTCCGCTTTCTTGCCCACAACGGCGAGATCAACACCGTGCAGGGCAATCGTAACTGGGCGCTGGCGCGCGGCAACAAGTTTGCAACGCCGCTGATCCCAAACATGGAGAGCATCCAGCCGCTGGTGTCGACGAGCGGTTCCGATTCGATGAGCCTCGACAACATGCTGGAAGTGCTGCTTGCCGGCAACATGGATCTGTTCCGCGCCATGCGTCTGCTGGTGCCGCCGGCCTGGCAAAACATCGAGAGCATGGACCCCGATCTGCGCGCTTTTTACGAATACAACTCCATGCACATGGAACCTTGGGATGGCCCGGCGGGCATCGTGATGACCGACGGCCGCTACGCGGCCTGCGCCATGGACCGCAACGGCCTGCGCCCGGCGCGCTATGTGATCACGCGCGACCGGCATATCACCCTGGCCTCGGAGATTGGCGTGTATGACTACTTGCCAACTGATGTAGTCAGCAAAGGACGCCTGAAGCCTGGACAAATGATCGCCGTGGATACCAGCACCGGAGAGCTGCTGCTGCCCGAGGACATCGACCAGCGCCTGAAAGAGCGGCACCCCTACCGGCAATGGCTAAAAGACCATGTCCAGCATCTCGATTCAACGCTGCATGGCAATGATCCCGGCATTGAGTCCATGGATACGGCCACCTTGCAGGTTTACCAGAAGTTGTTCCAGGTGACCTTCGAGGAGCGTGACCAGGTACTGAGCGTGCTCGCCGAGGCAGGCCAGGAGGCCGTAGGGTCTATGGGTGATGACACGCCGATGGCGGTACTGTCACAACAGGCGCGCTCGCTTTATGACTACTTCCGCCAGCAGTTCGCCCAGGTCACCAATCCACCCATCGACCCGCTGCGTGAGCAAATCGTGATGTCTCTGGAAACCTGCCTGGGCCGCGAAAAGAACATGTTCGAAGAGACCGCCGCGCACGCAGCACGTCTACAAATGGATTCGCCGGTGCTATCCACTGGCAAGTTCCAGCAGTTACTTGTGCTGAATGACCCGGACTATGCCCATGAGCGCATCGACCTGAATTACCCCCAAAGCCTGGATCTACGCAGCGCCATTGAGGCAATCTGCGAGCGTGCGGTGGCCGCCGTACGCGCGGGCAAGGTAGTGCTGGTACTGTCGGACCGCGACATCACCAAAGACACGCTGCCCATCCACGCCCTGCTGGCGACCGGCGCGATACACCATCGCCTGATCCGCGAAGGGCTACGCTGTGACAGCAACATCGTGGTGGAAACCGCCACCGCACGCGACCCGCACCAGATAGCGGTGTTGATAGGCTATGGCGCGACAGCGGTTTATCCCTATTTGGCCTATGAGTGCCTCCACGACCTCATCCGCACTGGAGAGATTGTCGGCAAAGACTCCGCTAAACTGGCCGAGAATTACCGCAAGGGCATTAATAAGGGCCTGTACAAAATCATCTCCAAGATGGGCATTTCCACCATCACCAGCTACCGTGGTGCGCAATTATTCGAAGCGGTGGGGCTGCATGACGAGGTAGTAAATCTGTGCCTCACGGGTACCGTGAGCCGCCTGCAAGGCGCTGGCTTCGACGACCTGGAGGCCGACCAGCGCCAGCTTGTGCATGATGCCTGGCTGCCGCGCAAATCCATACAGCAAGGCGGACTGCTCAAATATATCCATGGCGGGGAACAGCACGCCTACAATCCGGATGTGATACAGACCCTTCAGTCGGCGGTAAAGACCGGCAGCTACGAGACCTATCTGGAATACGCGCGCCTGGTTAATGAGCGCCCGGCGCTGACCCTGCGTGATTTGCTGATATTGAACCCCGATGCCGCGCCTATTCCGGTCGACGAAGTGGAATCGATAGAAGACATCCTGCCACGCTTCGACAGCGCCGGCATGTCGCTCGGCGCCCTGTCGCCGGAGGCACACGAGGCGCTGGCCATTGCCATGAACCGCCTCGGCGGACGCTCCAATTCCGGCGAAGGCGGCGAAGACCCGAAGCGTTACGGCACGGAGAAGATGTCCAAGATCAAGCAGGTTGCTTCGGGCCGCTTTGGCGTAACCCCTTCCTACCTGGTGAACGCCGAGGTCCTGCAAATCAAGGTCGCCCAGGGCGCCAAGCCCGGTGAGGGCGGACAATTGCCTGGCGACAAAGTCAATGACCTCATCGCCAGGCTGCGTTTTGCGCGCCCCGGTGTAGCGCTGATCTCGCCGCCACCGCACCACGACATCTACTCCATCGAGGATCTGGCGCAATTGATCTTCGATCTCAAGCAGGTCAATCCTCAGGCGCTGGTGTCGGTTAAGCTGGTGGCAGAGGCGGGAGTAGGCACCATCGCGGCTGGTGTCGCCAAGGCCTATGCCGACCTGATCACCATTTCCGGCTATGACGGAGGCACCGGCGCAAGCCCGCTGACCTCAATCAAATACGCCGGATCCCCGTGGGAACTGGGGCTTACCGAAGCCCATCAGGTACTGCGCGCCAACAATCTGCGTGCCAAGGTACGCTTGCAAACCGATGGTGGCCTGAAAACCGGCCTCGACGTGATCAAGGCCGCGATTCTCGGTGCCGAAAGCTTCGGCTTCGGCACCGGCCCTATGGTGGCGCTGGGCTGTAAATACCTGCGCATCTGCCACCTCAACAATTGCGCCACCGGTGTAGCCACACAGAACGACGTGCTGCGCCAGATTCATTTTATTGGCCTACCGGAAATGGTGATGAACTATTTCCGCTTCCTCGCCCGCGAGACACGCGAATGGATGGCGAAGCTCGGCGTGCGGAACATGGCGGACCTCATCGGACGCACCGACCTGCTCCGCATCATCGAAGGCGAAACCAATAAACAGCGCAAGCTTGATCTAACGCCCATCCTGTCCAACGGCGGTGTGGCGGCGTCCAGCCCACAATACTGCCAGTCAGAAAAAAATGCGCCTTTCGACAAAGGCGAGCTGGCGGAACAGATGGTAGAGGATGCGCTGGAGGCCATCGTGCACAAGCGCGGCGGCACGTTCAGTTACGCGATCCGCAATATCCACCGTTCCATCGGCGCGCGCCTGTCCGGCGAGATTGCGCGGCGCTATGGCGACAAGGGCATGGACGGCGCACCCATCACCATCAAGTTGACAGGGTCAGCAGGCCAGAGTTTTGGCGTGTGGAATGCGGGCGGCCTGAACCTGATACTGGAAGGCGACGCCAACGACTATGTGGGCAAAGGCATGGCGGGCGGCAAAATCGTCATCTATCCAACGCATGGCACCACATTCAAGAGCAACCAGACCACTATTATCGGCAATACCTGCCTGTATGGCGCCACTGGCGGCAAACTGTTCGCGGCGGGCCTGGCAGGCGAGCGTTTCGCGGTGCGTAACTCCGGAGCCCTTGCCGTGGTGGAAGGCGTGGGCGACCACGGCTGTGAATACATGACCGGTGGCGTATTGGTAGTGCTCGGCCCCACCGGCCTCAACTTCGGTGCGGGCATGACGGGCGGGTTCAGCTATATCCTCGACAGTGACAACAGTTTTGTCGACCGCTACAACCACGAGCTGGTCGACATTCACCGCATCGGCACCGAAGCGATGGACGGACACCGCAATTACCTGCGCCGCCTGATCGAAGAATTTGTCGCGGAGACAGGCAGCGCGTGGGGACAAACCTTACTGGATGACTTCAGCGCCTATATTGACCGCTTCTGGCTGGTCAAACCCAAAGCCGCTGAACTGGAAACGCTCCTTGAAACCTTGCGTAACGCAGCGTGA
- a CDS encoding AAA family ATPase: MSPSTPTLRREPSLGSTEDDILDAPPLHEQHLHMLRYLAPYSELLVVIGGKESGKTALLEQLLDSASESWRVCRIDATPMLDEDDILATLSSEFGLRVSKTQNRETRLRLLGERLREMRLDAHRPILAIDNADQLRETVLILLARILETGDDGQGLLTIILFCQPQIEPMLATPALAPLRQRMAHAFYLTASSSSQKSSANPSKRGKKALWLTCIAITLAAAVLLLQNQINTSFDTRPPEGRLRAALQGNSPSSPASTATLAQSKAIPLEIPPLHPTLSTQQREAALAQLANVDVQAKEAGLSVNNALPAPTPEPVPAPPSEKAPTNIAPSAQSDHNAVAVPAKKEITETTTALKNDDWLRAQNPSYYTLQLMSMKTEAPLKEFTANHPLTTETTYFRANRLGETRHVLLSGIYPTRAQAEQAAKDLTKLTGISPWIRSIGSIQDDLKKPRP; this comes from the coding sequence GTGTCACCATCCACCCCAACGCTGCGGCGCGAACCCTCGCTAGGCTCCACGGAGGACGATATTCTCGACGCCCCACCATTGCACGAGCAACACCTGCACATGTTGCGCTATCTTGCGCCGTACAGCGAATTGCTGGTGGTGATCGGCGGCAAAGAGAGCGGAAAAACCGCCCTGCTGGAGCAACTCCTGGACTCGGCCTCCGAATCATGGCGCGTATGCCGCATCGACGCCACACCCATGCTGGACGAGGATGACATCCTCGCCACACTCAGTTCAGAATTCGGCCTGCGTGTTAGCAAGACACAAAACCGCGAGACGCGTCTGCGACTGTTGGGCGAGCGTCTGCGTGAGATGAGACTGGACGCACATCGCCCGATACTGGCGATAGACAACGCCGATCAACTGCGTGAAACCGTGCTCATATTGCTGGCGCGCATTCTTGAGACGGGCGACGACGGCCAGGGATTATTGACTATCATCCTGTTTTGCCAGCCGCAGATCGAACCCATGCTCGCCACCCCCGCACTTGCGCCCTTGCGGCAACGCATGGCGCACGCCTTCTACCTTACTGCTTCGTCCAGCAGTCAGAAATCCTCGGCCAATCCATCAAAAAGGGGAAAGAAGGCGCTATGGCTAACGTGCATCGCGATTACTCTGGCAGCAGCTGTATTGCTATTGCAGAACCAGATCAACACCTCGTTCGACACTCGCCCCCCGGAGGGAAGACTGCGCGCTGCCCTTCAGGGTAACAGCCCCTCCTCGCCCGCATCGACGGCAACCCTCGCGCAAAGCAAGGCCATACCGCTAGAGATCCCGCCATTACACCCCACCCTCTCCACGCAACAAAGAGAGGCGGCACTGGCGCAACTTGCGAACGTGGACGTTCAGGCCAAGGAGGCTGGGCTCAGCGTAAATAATGCGCTGCCCGCGCCCACGCCTGAACCCGTGCCTGCACCTCCCAGCGAAAAAGCGCCCACCAATATTGCTCCTTCCGCGCAATCAGATCACAACGCAGTTGCAGTGCCCGCAAAAAAAGAAATCACCGAAACGACAACCGCACTTAAAAATGACGACTGGCTGCGCGCGCAGAACCCCAGCTACTACACCCTTCAACTTATGTCGATGAAAACCGAAGCACCATTGAAGGAATTTACCGCAAACCATCCTCTCACCACGGAAACCACCTACTTCCGCGCAAACCGCCTCGGCGAGACACGGCACGTCTTGCTCTCCGGCATTTATCCTACCCGCGCCCAAGCCGAACAGGCGGCAAAAGACCTCACGAAACTAACCGGTATCTCCCCCTGGATACGCAGCATCGGCAGCATCCAGGACGACCTAAAAAAACCCAGGCCGTAG
- the ppx gene encoding exopolyphosphatase, with amino-acid sequence MVKSSTMSTPPQEIKAIADVPNNAPPQIVAAIDLGSTSFHLVVARIMNGQIHVVDRLREMVVLASGLDQKNRLGEPAQKRALECLARFGQRLRDMPSGSVRAVGTNTLRAACNAGDFLERAQSALGHPIEIVAGREEARLIYLGVSHSLPLQKGRRLVTDIGGGSTELIIGEGFEPLQMESLHMGCVNMSRAHFPDGAIRARDMRRAEIAAQLELQPIQAQYRRTGWQSAVGASGTIRAVDRIVRDKGWSDKGITRPALRKLRDALIDAGHVQRLRLDGLSSERIAVLPGGVAILLATMETLDIKCVQVADGALREGLLYDLMGRIQHEDVRETSIQAMMARYHADTAQAARVERTALACLSQVARDWGIASEEHAHLLSWAARLHEIGLAVAHNQYHKHGAYLVENSDLPGFSRQEQARLAGLIRGHRRKFPMAIFMQLPASQIDQEWRLCTLLRLAVLLHRSRADAALPDFRLTAGRRSLRIQFPSAWLAQHPLTETELAGEAAYLAAANIKLEFS; translated from the coding sequence ATGGTAAAATCAAGTACCATGTCCACCCCTCCACAAGAAATAAAAGCCATCGCTGACGTGCCGAATAACGCCCCCCCGCAAATCGTCGCAGCCATTGATCTCGGCTCCACCAGCTTTCACTTGGTCGTAGCGCGCATCATGAACGGCCAGATCCATGTCGTTGACCGTTTACGCGAAATGGTAGTGCTAGCCTCGGGACTCGATCAGAAAAACCGACTAGGGGAACCCGCCCAGAAACGCGCCCTGGAATGCCTGGCACGCTTCGGTCAGCGCCTGCGCGACATGCCGTCTGGCAGCGTGCGCGCCGTGGGTACCAACACCCTACGCGCCGCCTGCAATGCCGGCGACTTTCTGGAGCGTGCGCAAAGCGCGCTGGGACACCCTATCGAGATCGTCGCCGGCCGTGAGGAGGCGCGGCTTATCTACCTGGGGGTGTCGCACAGTCTGCCGCTACAGAAGGGGCGGCGTCTGGTGACGGATATCGGTGGCGGCAGCACCGAGTTGATCATTGGCGAGGGTTTTGAGCCGCTGCAAATGGAAAGCCTGCACATGGGCTGCGTGAACATGAGTCGCGCCCATTTCCCCGATGGCGCGATCCGCGCCCGTGACATGCGACGCGCGGAAATCGCCGCGCAGCTTGAGCTTCAGCCGATTCAGGCACAATACCGCCGGACCGGCTGGCAGAGCGCCGTCGGCGCGTCGGGCACCATCCGCGCGGTCGATAGGATAGTGCGCGACAAGGGATGGAGCGACAAAGGCATCACACGGCCAGCGTTGCGCAAACTCCGCGACGCGCTGATCGATGCAGGTCATGTGCAACGCCTACGCTTGGACGGCCTGAGCAGCGAGCGCATAGCGGTGTTGCCCGGCGGCGTGGCGATCCTGCTTGCAACAATGGAGACGCTGGATATCAAGTGCGTACAAGTTGCCGACGGCGCGCTGCGCGAAGGGCTGTTATATGATCTGATGGGCAGAATACAGCATGAAGATGTGCGTGAAACCAGCATCCAGGCGATGATGGCGCGTTACCATGCGGACACCGCCCAGGCCGCCCGCGTCGAACGTACCGCGCTCGCCTGCCTCTCCCAGGTGGCGCGGGACTGGGGCATCGCCAGCGAGGAACATGCCCACTTACTGAGTTGGGCCGCCCGCTTGCATGAGATTGGTTTGGCGGTCGCCCACAATCAGTACCACAAACATGGCGCGTACCTGGTGGAAAATTCCGATCTGCCGGGATTCTCGCGCCAGGAGCAGGCACGGCTGGCGGGATTGATCCGTGGTCACCGGCGCAAGTTTCCCATGGCGATATTCATGCAGTTGCCCGCCTCTCAAATAGATCAGGAGTGGCGCTTATGCACCCTGCTACGTCTTGCGGTGCTGCTGCACCGCAGCCGCGCCGACGCCGCATTGCCGGATTTCAGGCTGACGGCGGGGCGACGCTCCTTACGTATCCAATTCCCCTCGGCATGGCTGGCCCAACACCCCCTCACCGAGACCGAGCTGGCCGGGGAAGCCGCCTATCTGGCTGCGGCCAACATCAAACTGGAATTTTCTTAA